One genomic region from Vicinamibacteria bacterium encodes:
- a CDS encoding SDR family NAD(P)-dependent oxidoreductase, which translates to MSSSWTRAIVVGASSGIGAALARRLSRQGCRLALVARREDALLALVAEIGSAAGDPGRARAYAHDVTSAPDIPALFQRICRDLGGLDLIIYSAGVMPPVAEDEYAFEKDRQIIEVNVLGAMAWLNEAAQRFARAGEGTIVGISSVSGDRGRRGQPAYCASKAALDTYLEALRNRLRRRGVTVVTVKPGPVDTPMSQGVERRPLLISADRAAELILAAARRRAVMAYVPPAWRPIMFALRRIPSLVFSRLDV; encoded by the coding sequence ATGTCCTCCTCCTGGACGCGCGCGATCGTCGTGGGGGCCTCCTCGGGCATAGGCGCGGCCCTCGCGCGACGGCTCTCCCGCCAAGGGTGCCGATTGGCCCTCGTGGCCCGGCGGGAGGATGCGCTTCTGGCCCTGGTCGCCGAGATCGGGTCGGCCGCAGGTGATCCCGGGCGCGCCCGCGCCTATGCCCACGACGTCACGAGCGCCCCGGACATCCCGGCGCTGTTCCAACGGATCTGCCGGGACCTCGGCGGCCTGGACCTGATCATCTACTCGGCGGGGGTCATGCCCCCGGTGGCGGAGGACGAGTACGCCTTCGAGAAGGACCGCCAGATCATCGAGGTGAACGTGCTGGGGGCCATGGCCTGGCTGAATGAAGCCGCCCAGCGCTTTGCCCGCGCGGGCGAGGGCACGATCGTGGGCATCTCTTCCGTCTCCGGCGACCGCGGGCGCAGGGGCCAGCCGGCCTATTGCGCTTCCAAGGCGGCGCTCGACACCTACCTGGAGGCGCTGCGCAACCGTCTCCGCCGCCGGGGCGTTACGGTGGTGACGGTCAAGCCGGGGCCCGTCGACACCCCCATGAGTCAGGGTGTGGAACGGCGGCCCCTCCTGATCTCTGCCGACCGCGCCGCGGAACTGATCCTGGCGGCCGCGCGGCGCCGCGCGGTCATGGCCTACGTGCCCCCCGCCTGGCGCCCGATCATGTTCGCGCTGCGCCGGATCCCCTCCCTCGTCTTCAGCCGCCTCGACGTGTGA